The Marinilongibacter aquaticus genome has a window encoding:
- the sufB gene encoding Fe-S cluster assembly protein SufB, with the protein MRKDLELLEEITGSDYKYGFYTEIEADEAPPGINEEIIRFISAKKNEPEWMLEWRLKAFRIWEEMKEPEWANVVYEKPNFQAIKYYSAPKQKKTLNSLDEVDPELRKTFERLGISLNEQKRLSGVAVDAVIDSVSVATTFKEELSKKGIIFCSMSEAIENHPDLVKKYIGSVVPMTDNFYAALNSAVFTDGSFCFIPKGVRCPMELSTYFRINAAGTGQFERTLIVAEDDAYVSYLEGCTAPQRDENQLHAAVVEIYAGENAEVKYSTVQNWYPGDKEGKGGVFNFVTKRGLCSGDRSKISWTQVETGSAVTWKYPSVILKGNDSIGEFYSVAVTNNFQQADTGTKMVHLGKNTKSRIVSKGISAGKSQNSYRGLVEIAKRAENAKNYSQCDSMLLGDKCGAHTFPYIEVKNSTASVEHEATTSKIGEDQLFYCNQRGIDTEAAVALIVNGYAKEVLNQLPMEFAVEAQKLLEISLEGSVG; encoded by the coding sequence ATGAGAAAGGATTTAGAATTACTAGAGGAAATCACGGGATCGGATTATAAATACGGTTTTTACACCGAAATTGAAGCCGATGAGGCCCCTCCAGGAATCAATGAGGAAATAATTCGATTTATTTCTGCCAAAAAGAATGAGCCGGAATGGATGCTGGAATGGCGTTTGAAGGCTTTCAGAATTTGGGAGGAAATGAAAGAACCCGAATGGGCGAATGTGGTGTACGAGAAACCCAACTTTCAGGCTATAAAATATTATTCTGCTCCAAAACAAAAGAAAACGCTCAACAGTTTAGACGAGGTAGATCCTGAGTTGAGAAAGACTTTCGAACGTTTGGGGATTTCTTTGAATGAGCAAAAACGCCTTTCTGGCGTAGCGGTAGATGCGGTGATCGACTCAGTTTCTGTGGCCACAACATTTAAAGAAGAATTGAGCAAAAAGGGAATTATTTTCTGCTCAATGTCTGAAGCCATTGAAAATCACCCGGATTTAGTGAAGAAATACATTGGCTCTGTGGTGCCGATGACTGATAATTTCTATGCCGCCTTGAACTCGGCTGTCTTTACGGACGGTTCGTTCTGCTTTATTCCGAAAGGAGTGCGGTGTCCTATGGAGTTGTCAACTTATTTTAGGATCAATGCGGCGGGAACAGGCCAATTTGAGCGTACATTGATTGTGGCCGAAGACGATGCATACGTGAGCTATTTGGAAGGCTGCACTGCTCCGCAAAGGGATGAAAATCAATTGCATGCCGCTGTGGTAGAAATCTATGCTGGCGAAAATGCGGAAGTGAAATATTCCACGGTACAAAACTGGTATCCTGGAGACAAGGAAGGAAAAGGCGGCGTGTTCAACTTTGTGACGAAGCGTGGGCTTTGCTCGGGCGATCGTTCAAAAATTTCTTGGACACAAGTGGAAACGGGTTCTGCCGTGACTTGGAAATACCCGTCGGTGATTTTGAAAGGAAACGATTCAATTGGTGAGTTTTATTCTGTTGCGGTAACCAACAATTTCCAGCAAGCCGATACGGGAACCAAAATGGTGCATTTGGGAAAAAATACCAAAAGTCGTATTGTGTCGAAAGGTATTTCGGCAGGAAAAAGCCAAAACTCTTACCGTGGATTGGTGGAGATTGCCAAAAGAGCCGAGAATGCCAAGAATTACTCGCAGTGTGACTCCATGCTTTTGGGTGATAAATGCGGTGCTCACACGTTCCCCTATATAGAAGTGAAAAACTCTACGGCTTCTGTAGAACACGAGGCTACAACCTCTAAAATTGGGGAGGATCAATTGTTCTATTGCAACCAAAGAGGTATTGATACAGAGGCAGCCGTAGCTTTGATTGTGAATGGATATGCCAAAGAAGTATTGAACCAATTGCCGATGGAATTTGCGGTTGAGGCTCAAAAATTACTCGAGATCTCTTTAGAAGGTTCTGTGGGATAA
- a CDS encoding RagB/SusD family nutrient uptake outer membrane protein: MKKLHLYKLTKAVGGIALCFLSLSCSDFLKESDPSNLSPDNFYTIPDHAEAAIAATYADLRFYGDGAGIFSSNWQLLEAVTGTSTTETAQNSDLNNLYSLSYDGNTQHVINWWNGLYKVIANANLVLDKVPSIDPMDETQKTKILSEARFLRALAYFNIVRLWGDAPLITLPQTASSEDFFPERTSQEQIYNLIVEDLQFAESGLSAWTDASGRVNKAAVKALLSKVYLTMAGYPLQKGASHYTLAANKAKEVIDYANANPSEIGLFDTYKQVHDETLKNTKEHLFQIQYNSVVAGNPMGNYYPNFKPVTYSGPGGTGSTVPTRSFYDSFESGDLRTKDQDGWFYTSYYTNGNGEPFDLGAPYVFKHFNQIANGYEGVAGTRNNNLNVPVLRYAEVLLIYAEAQNEVGGPDANTLAALKQIRDRAELSTPGLGSFSKDSFREAVWKERWYEFCYESKTWFDMVRLRKVFNEKTKGFDDFVGHVNLNTNVTLSEKHLLFPLGIQEMLNNPNLSPQNPGYN, from the coding sequence ATGAAAAAATTGCATTTATATAAATTGACAAAAGCGGTCGGAGGAATAGCCCTATGCTTTCTCAGCTTAAGCTGCTCCGATTTCCTAAAGGAAAGCGACCCATCCAACCTATCGCCGGATAATTTCTACACTATTCCGGATCACGCCGAGGCCGCAATTGCCGCCACCTATGCCGACCTTCGTTTTTATGGAGACGGTGCGGGGATTTTCTCCTCAAACTGGCAATTGCTTGAAGCTGTTACAGGTACAAGTACAACAGAAACGGCTCAAAACTCGGATTTGAACAACCTGTACTCGCTTTCGTACGATGGCAACACACAGCACGTAATAAACTGGTGGAATGGCCTTTACAAGGTAATTGCCAATGCCAACTTGGTGCTAGACAAAGTGCCCTCAATCGATCCAATGGACGAAACACAGAAAACGAAAATTCTTAGTGAAGCTCGTTTTTTAAGGGCTCTTGCCTATTTCAATATCGTACGTCTTTGGGGCGATGCTCCTTTGATCACGTTGCCGCAAACGGCCTCTTCAGAAGACTTCTTCCCTGAAAGAACTTCGCAAGAGCAGATTTACAATTTGATCGTGGAAGACTTGCAGTTTGCTGAAAGTGGCCTATCTGCATGGACCGACGCTTCGGGAAGAGTAAACAAAGCCGCTGTAAAAGCTTTGTTGTCGAAAGTGTATTTGACTATGGCTGGCTACCCGCTTCAAAAAGGAGCATCTCACTATACATTGGCTGCCAACAAAGCCAAAGAAGTGATCGATTACGCGAATGCCAATCCAAGCGAAATCGGTTTGTTTGATACCTACAAACAAGTGCACGATGAAACTTTGAAAAACACAAAAGAGCATCTGTTCCAGATTCAGTACAACTCGGTAGTGGCAGGTAACCCAATGGGCAACTATTACCCAAACTTTAAGCCTGTAACCTATAGTGGACCGGGCGGAACGGGCAGTACTGTACCCACACGCTCTTTCTACGATTCTTTCGAAAGCGGCGACTTGCGTACAAAAGACCAAGACGGCTGGTTCTACACTTCGTACTACACCAATGGTAATGGCGAACCTTTCGATCTAGGAGCACCATACGTATTCAAGCATTTCAACCAAATTGCCAATGGATATGAAGGCGTGGCCGGTACACGTAACAACAACCTAAACGTGCCTGTACTCCGTTATGCAGAAGTGCTTCTTATTTATGCAGAAGCCCAAAACGAAGTGGGTGGCCCAGATGCCAACACATTGGCCGCTTTGAAGCAAATTCGTGACAGAGCCGAACTCAGCACTCCAGGACTTGGCTCATTCTCAAAAGACAGCTTCCGCGAGGCTGTATGGAAAGAAAGATGGTATGAGTTTTGCTACGAAAGCAAAACCTGGTTCGACATGGTTAGACTCAGAAAAGTCTTCAATGAAAAAACCAAAGGTTTTGACGATTTCGTTGGACACGTTAACCTTAACACCAACGTGACCCTTTCCGAAAAGCACTTGCTCTTCCCTCTGGGTATCCAAGAAATGTTGAACAACCCTAATTTAAGCCCGCAAAACCCCGGGTATAATTAG
- a CDS encoding SusC/RagA family TonB-linked outer membrane protein, with protein MIKTYLKKRSFLLEGFKGFLFLFLIISSNAFAEISIKIDGERTQTNAVQKVSGLVRDADTSEPLPGVSVVYKGTNKGTTTDENGLFEIEVDNRSAVLIFSFVGYLSKEVEVKNQSSLEIELVADNQALNEVVVIGYGSVKKSDLTGSVSSIKDTQLKERPMPSLNQAMAGRMPGVLVNVNSGRPGGRTNVRIRGFSSINSSNNPLYVVDGVMLPQGNQAQYSSAIDYINPNDIVSVEVLKDASSTAIYGARGANGVILITTKKGQAGEGKVSYSLDLSVPTIGPKRPHVLNAKQYLATEELAYANIEKFDPEGWASGKYANLDPIKRRREYAAKFPGVFDENLNPLYDTDWFKEATQNSISQNHQLNFSGGNNKTTYSLSLNYRDQEGLIKTTYQKRYATRFSIDDQVKKWLKIGATLSYNSQSENLSDINDAVSRQIVEDFPFLPVKYADGTYANNRDYPQAEGTMSSVHRLMGRKYIVGTETTLGSLYTNLKLAEGLEMRTVLGVNVLNQEVDQSSTRTLSISQFGTAEKAETKEAFWSLENYLTYNKTFREKHAFTGMLGVSWQETNQTSMRAYVQNFATDYFGYNNLGAGATNPTVGSGASRFAFNSYFGRVNYTLSNKYLFTLTGRADGSSKFGDNHKYSFFPSAAVAWRISDEGFMKDNTAISNMKLRASYGVTGNSEIPPYSSLSLLSSTYATVYNDTRVSGTGINRLANPNLRWERTAQSDVGLEFSVLKGRIAIEADYYYRKTTDMLLDAPVPRTSGYAVIRKNIGSMQNQGIELNLNTVNIEFNKFSWTTSFNISMNRNKVLSLATPSDIFGVGGPNFTNQTSVIRVGEPVGSFWGLIRLGTWSEAERDEAASFRSYRNNLTMLPGDIKYADLNGDKAITDADRTIIGNGSPKGWGSLINNIKWGNFDMTLDLQYTYGNDVLDMTLHPSEDRQAIANSYTSVLDAWTPDHQNTPVAQIRETRAGYVTNVDSHWVFDGSFLRGRNLLFGYNFPSDITSKMKLDRLRIYLSTQNFFLLTKYPHGDPEVTPTNGNASSNVFSQGMIWHGYPKPTTYMGGIQVTF; from the coding sequence ATGATAAAAACTTACTTGAAGAAAAGAAGCTTTCTGCTCGAAGGCTTCAAAGGATTTCTATTCCTTTTCTTAATCATTTCGAGCAATGCTTTCGCCGAAATAAGCATTAAAATAGACGGCGAAAGAACTCAAACGAACGCTGTACAAAAAGTAAGCGGCTTGGTGCGTGACGCAGACACCAGCGAACCTCTACCCGGTGTAAGTGTAGTCTACAAAGGCACCAACAAAGGGACAACCACAGATGAAAACGGCCTTTTTGAAATTGAAGTGGATAACAGATCGGCCGTTCTAATTTTCAGTTTTGTAGGATACTTATCGAAGGAAGTGGAAGTGAAAAACCAAAGCTCCCTTGAAATTGAATTGGTGGCCGACAACCAAGCCCTAAACGAGGTTGTGGTAATTGGCTACGGATCGGTGAAAAAATCGGACCTTACAGGTTCTGTGAGCTCGATCAAAGATACCCAGTTGAAAGAAAGACCCATGCCTTCTTTGAACCAAGCCATGGCCGGTAGAATGCCCGGTGTTTTGGTAAACGTGAACTCAGGAAGACCGGGCGGTCGCACAAACGTGCGTATCCGTGGTTTCAGCTCGATCAACTCTTCAAACAACCCTTTGTATGTGGTAGACGGCGTGATGCTCCCGCAAGGTAACCAAGCACAGTACAGCTCGGCCATCGATTACATCAACCCGAACGACATCGTATCTGTAGAAGTATTGAAAGATGCCTCTTCTACAGCCATCTACGGTGCCAGAGGTGCGAATGGTGTAATCTTGATCACCACCAAAAAAGGACAAGCGGGTGAAGGCAAAGTATCGTATAGCCTTGACCTTAGCGTACCCACAATCGGCCCGAAAAGACCGCACGTGTTGAACGCGAAACAATATTTGGCTACGGAAGAATTGGCTTACGCGAACATCGAGAAGTTCGACCCCGAAGGCTGGGCCTCTGGAAAATACGCAAACCTTGACCCAATCAAAAGACGTAGAGAATATGCAGCCAAATTCCCTGGCGTTTTCGACGAAAACTTAAATCCGCTGTACGATACCGATTGGTTTAAAGAAGCTACGCAGAATTCTATTTCGCAGAACCACCAATTGAACTTCAGCGGCGGTAACAACAAAACCACTTACTCTTTGTCTTTGAACTACAGAGATCAAGAAGGTTTGATCAAAACAACTTACCAGAAACGTTATGCCACGAGATTCAGCATCGACGACCAAGTGAAGAAATGGTTGAAAATTGGAGCCACATTGAGCTACAACAGCCAATCTGAAAACTTGAGCGATATCAACGATGCCGTTTCACGTCAGATTGTGGAAGATTTCCCATTCTTGCCAGTGAAATACGCAGACGGTACTTACGCCAACAACCGCGATTATCCGCAGGCAGAGGGCACAATGAGCTCGGTTCACCGTTTGATGGGCCGCAAATACATTGTAGGTACAGAAACCACTTTGGGTAGCTTGTACACCAATTTGAAACTGGCCGAAGGACTTGAAATGCGTACCGTATTAGGCGTAAACGTATTGAACCAAGAAGTTGACCAATCCAGTACACGTACATTGTCTATCTCGCAATTTGGAACAGCCGAAAAAGCGGAAACAAAAGAAGCGTTCTGGTCTTTGGAAAACTATTTGACCTACAACAAAACCTTCAGAGAGAAACATGCATTTACAGGTATGTTGGGGGTTTCTTGGCAAGAGACAAACCAAACGAGCATGCGTGCCTATGTGCAGAACTTCGCCACGGATTACTTTGGTTACAATAACCTTGGAGCCGGTGCAACAAACCCAACCGTGGGTTCTGGAGCCTCACGTTTTGCATTTAACTCATACTTTGGTCGTGTAAACTATACTTTGAGCAATAAATATTTGTTCACTCTGACGGGTCGTGCAGATGGTTCTTCCAAATTTGGTGACAACCACAAATACTCATTCTTCCCGTCGGCGGCAGTAGCCTGGAGAATTTCTGATGAAGGCTTCATGAAAGACAACACTGCGATTTCGAACATGAAACTTCGTGCCAGCTACGGTGTGACAGGTAACTCTGAAATCCCGCCATACTCATCGCTTTCATTGTTGAGCTCGACTTACGCCACTGTGTACAACGACACCCGTGTAAGTGGAACAGGTATCAACCGTTTGGCCAACCCGAACTTGCGTTGGGAGCGTACGGCACAATCGGATGTAGGTTTGGAATTCAGCGTGCTGAAAGGACGTATCGCTATCGAAGCCGACTACTACTATCGTAAAACAACCGACATGCTCTTGGATGCTCCGGTACCAAGAACTAGTGGTTATGCGGTAATCCGTAAAAACATCGGTTCGATGCAAAACCAAGGTATCGAGTTGAATTTGAATACTGTGAACATAGAGTTCAATAAATTCAGCTGGACGACCTCTTTCAACATCTCGATGAACCGCAACAAGGTGCTTTCTTTGGCTACGCCTTCGGATATCTTCGGAGTAGGTGGACCGAACTTCACCAACCAAACTTCGGTAATCCGCGTGGGTGAGCCCGTAGGTTCATTCTGGGGCTTGATTCGCCTTGGCACTTGGAGCGAGGCCGAACGCGATGAAGCCGCCAGTTTCAGAAGTTACAGAAACAACTTGACCATGTTGCCTGGGGATATCAAATATGCCGACCTCAATGGTGACAAAGCCATCACCGATGCCGACCGTACCATTATCGGAAACGGTAGCCCGAAAGGCTGGGGCTCGTTGATCAACAACATCAAATGGGGCAATTTCGACATGACCTTGGATCTTCAATACACTTACGGAAACGACGTGCTTGATATGACGCTTCACCCAAGTGAAGACAGACAGGCCATTGCAAACAGCTATACATCTGTATTGGATGCTTGGACTCCCGACCATCAGAACACCCCCGTGGCACAAATCAGAGAAACAAGAGCAGGCTACGTGACCAACGTAGATTCTCACTGGGTATTTGATGGTTCTTTCTTGCGTGGACGAAACCTTCTGTTCGGATACAATTTCCCTTCAGATATCACAAGCAAGATGAAACTTGACAGACTGAGAATTTACCTTTCAACCCAAAACTTCTTTTTGTTGACCAAATACCCTCACGGCGATCCGGAAGTTACACCAACCAACGGAAATGCTTCGAGCAATGTATTTTCTCAAGGTATGATTTGGCATGGATATCCAAAGCCAACAACATACATGGGCGGTATCCAGGTTACTTTTTAA
- a CDS encoding carbon-nitrogen hydrolase gives MSKVKVGLVQMSCVEDVESNIQKAMAKTREAAEKGANIVCLQELFTSLYFCNEETLENFKYAEAIPGPTTERFQALAKELGVVIIASLFEKRAQGLYHNTTAVIDADGSYLGKYRKMHIPDDPGYYEKYYFTPGDLGYKVWDTQFGRIGVLICWDQWYPEAARITSLMGAEILFYPTAIGWDMEEQSEVINKEQYEAWQTIQRSHAVANGVHVVSVNRVGTEYGQKFWGGSFVANPHGRLLYLASHDEEEVHVQEIDSEVMSYYRSTWPYLRDRRIDSYSPILKRYID, from the coding sequence ATGTCTAAAGTAAAGGTAGGTTTGGTACAAATGAGCTGTGTTGAAGATGTAGAAAGTAACATCCAAAAAGCCATGGCCAAAACGCGGGAGGCTGCCGAAAAAGGGGCTAATATTGTGTGCCTGCAAGAGCTTTTCACTTCATTGTACTTCTGCAACGAAGAAACTTTAGAGAATTTCAAATATGCCGAGGCCATTCCCGGCCCTACCACCGAACGCTTTCAAGCTTTGGCCAAAGAGCTTGGCGTGGTAATCATTGCCTCGCTTTTTGAAAAAAGAGCACAAGGCTTGTATCACAATACGACTGCGGTAATTGATGCAGACGGAAGCTACTTGGGCAAATATCGAAAAATGCACATTCCCGACGACCCGGGCTATTATGAAAAATACTACTTCACACCTGGCGATCTGGGCTATAAAGTATGGGATACGCAATTTGGCCGAATCGGTGTGCTCATCTGCTGGGATCAATGGTATCCCGAAGCCGCCCGCATCACTTCATTGATGGGAGCCGAAATTCTTTTCTACCCCACGGCCATCGGCTGGGACATGGAAGAGCAGTCTGAAGTGATAAACAAAGAGCAGTACGAAGCTTGGCAAACGATACAAAGGAGCCATGCCGTAGCCAATGGCGTACATGTGGTTTCGGTAAACCGCGTAGGAACAGAGTATGGTCAGAAATTCTGGGGCGGCTCTTTTGTAGCCAACCCGCACGGCCGCTTGCTCTATCTGGCTTCGCATGACGAAGAGGAAGTACATGTACAGGAAATCGACTCGGAGGTGATGTCGTATTACCGCAGCACATGGCCTTATTTACGCGACCGACGTATCGACAGCTACTCGCCCATTTTGAAACGTTACATCGACTAA
- a CDS encoding sugar phosphate isomerase/epimerase family protein, with translation MKRRNFLGLLPAAAIWSAFNPAEQLPISCSTYDWLTFYSREGKKWGENVDADIADFKKTGMKAIEPNLTSLEMTKSLIAALKRQNIRMPSVYVNSTLHEARTVSQEIEKVLKIARLAKSYGTSIVVTNPSPISWGEGQLKSDRQLSVQAKALNDLGTALRQLGMHLAYHTHDMEMKAGAREFHHMLQNTEPQNMSFCFDVHWIYRGSGNSALAVYDVLKMYGNRVIELHLRQSKAGLYEEVFSGDGDIDYHFVASELQKQKVRAHLVIEQCLEQNSPHTLNAVEAHKQDFEVVKKVFKRDF, from the coding sequence ATGAAGAGAAGAAATTTCCTTGGCCTTTTGCCTGCGGCGGCTATTTGGTCGGCGTTTAATCCAGCAGAACAATTGCCCATTTCGTGCAGCACCTACGATTGGCTCACTTTTTATTCGCGAGAAGGCAAAAAGTGGGGCGAAAATGTTGATGCAGACATTGCGGACTTTAAGAAAACAGGTATGAAAGCGATTGAGCCCAATCTGACCTCGCTTGAAATGACAAAAAGTTTGATTGCGGCATTGAAAAGACAGAACATCCGTATGCCCTCTGTGTATGTGAACAGCACTCTGCACGAAGCACGTACAGTGTCTCAAGAAATCGAAAAAGTATTGAAAATTGCCCGGCTTGCTAAAAGTTATGGCACGAGCATTGTGGTGACAAACCCGAGCCCAATTAGTTGGGGTGAAGGACAGTTGAAATCGGATCGGCAATTGAGCGTGCAGGCCAAAGCCTTAAACGATTTGGGAACTGCTCTGCGACAATTGGGCATGCATTTGGCTTATCATACTCACGATATGGAAATGAAGGCGGGTGCTCGCGAATTTCACCATATGCTTCAAAATACCGAACCGCAAAATATGTCCTTTTGCTTTGATGTACATTGGATTTACCGTGGAAGCGGAAATTCGGCTCTTGCGGTATACGATGTGCTGAAAATGTATGGAAACCGTGTGATCGAGTTGCATCTCAGACAATCGAAAGCAGGCTTATATGAGGAAGTGTTTTCGGGAGACGGAGATATTGATTACCATTTTGTGGCAAGTGAATTGCAAAAACAGAAAGTGCGGGCCCATTTGGTCATTGAGCAATGTTTGGAGCAGAATTCTCCGCATACTTTAAATGCGGTTGAAGCCCACAAGCAAGATTTCGAGGTGGTCAAAAAGGTTTTTAAAAGAGACTTTTAA
- a CDS encoding Ldh family oxidoreductase, whose product MVDHQKVRTFTESIFQAIGCSETDAKLAADVLISADLNGVDSHGVARLAGYVRLYDHGRLNPKPNIQIVHETPSTATVDGDRGLGLVVAPWAMQLAKEKAERVGSGWVAVQNSNHFGIAGYHSSLALNKDMIGWAMTNAAPLVVPTFSKEKLLGTNPISVAIPADKQPAFLADFATTAVAYGKMEILQRQGKPAPMGWVQDAEGKPTAYNNAVKEGGGLLPLGGDREHGSHKGYGLGSVVDILSGVLSGANYGPWVPPFATAGFHGVAQQQVGKGTGHFLGAMRIDGFRPADEFKQNMDTWITRFRSAPAVEGEVVQIPGDQERNFRAERLKTGLPLNEKVIESLEELSKRFKIPFA is encoded by the coding sequence ATGGTTGATCATCAGAAAGTACGCACATTCACCGAGTCTATTTTTCAAGCAATAGGTTGTTCGGAAACAGATGCCAAATTGGCGGCAGATGTACTCATCTCTGCCGATTTAAACGGAGTAGATTCGCACGGCGTTGCCCGACTGGCCGGGTATGTCCGTTTATATGATCACGGACGCTTAAACCCCAAGCCCAATATCCAAATTGTGCACGAAACACCCTCCACCGCCACCGTAGACGGCGACCGTGGTCTGGGTTTGGTGGTAGCCCCTTGGGCCATGCAATTGGCCAAAGAAAAAGCCGAGCGTGTGGGCTCAGGCTGGGTTGCGGTACAAAACTCAAACCATTTTGGTATTGCAGGATACCACTCTTCTCTCGCTTTGAACAAAGACATGATTGGCTGGGCCATGACCAATGCCGCCCCGCTGGTCGTACCTACTTTTTCGAAAGAAAAACTGCTGGGCACTAACCCCATTTCCGTGGCCATTCCGGCAGACAAACAACCGGCTTTCTTGGCCGATTTCGCTACCACAGCAGTAGCTTATGGCAAAATGGAGATTTTACAAAGGCAGGGCAAACCCGCCCCAATGGGCTGGGTTCAGGATGCCGAGGGCAAACCCACAGCTTATAACAATGCCGTGAAAGAAGGCGGCGGACTGCTGCCTTTGGGTGGCGACCGAGAGCACGGCAGCCACAAAGGATACGGACTCGGCTCGGTTGTCGACATCCTTTCCGGTGTACTTTCGGGAGCCAATTACGGTCCTTGGGTACCTCCTTTTGCTACCGCAGGTTTTCATGGCGTAGCTCAGCAACAAGTGGGGAAAGGAACCGGGCATTTTCTTGGGGCCATGCGTATCGATGGTTTTCGGCCTGCTGATGAATTCAAGCAAAATATGGACACATGGATCACACGCTTTCGCTCTGCACCCGCCGTGGAGGGTGAGGTTGTGCAAATCCCTGGCGATCAAGAACGCAATTTCCGAGCCGAACGCTTAAAAACGGGCCTGCCTTTGAACGAAAAGGTGATTGAAAGCTTAGAAGAGCTGAGCAAGAGATTTAAGATTCCTTTTGCTTAA
- a CDS encoding DUF4139 domain-containing protein yields the protein MTQIAFAQEHLSVNAATKKVLLFHDRAQISTDFDLKIPSGLSQIEVFGLANSVDQNTIGVKGKGNFTLLSVDFEQDYISKKKKVLEDSIQMIGKQIDEIELQIMALEQQSNMIMSNANIRPNDAAFSKKYLEENSEFFRNKVLEIGKERLSFKRESNALYEKRDRLNRQLETDASLKQPLGKLILRVKANAATQAHFDLNYIALNTGWVPYYDIRVANLDSPMNIGLKARVYQHTGVDWEHVNLTLSTASVNRNNTKPELYPQYLSFYEPRPVMYQAKTLRKSDDMSMAAPAMAEMADAETLGNYVQNVEGQLNREYRIDMPYDVASGKDEHVDIQNLELAADYSTYIVPSRDRNGFLLAEIEDWSKHALLNAQANVYFEGAFVGKSYIQTQAKDEPLKVSLGRDERIIAEREEIDNFKSRKVLGSSIRERFGYVIKVNNTQKEKVKVWIEDQVPVSQDSAIEVTIEELNGGEMNKQTGVVKWSLDVPAATTKQIEFKYEVKYPKDKHVSNL from the coding sequence ATGACACAAATTGCTTTTGCTCAGGAACACTTATCTGTAAATGCGGCGACGAAAAAAGTCTTGCTTTTTCACGATAGGGCACAAATATCCACCGATTTTGATCTGAAAATTCCGAGCGGACTTTCTCAAATAGAAGTATTCGGTTTGGCAAATTCTGTAGATCAAAACACCATTGGCGTGAAAGGGAAAGGCAATTTTACTTTGCTTTCTGTTGATTTTGAACAGGATTATATAAGCAAAAAGAAGAAGGTACTTGAAGACAGCATTCAAATGATTGGCAAGCAGATTGATGAAATTGAACTGCAGATCATGGCTTTGGAGCAACAATCCAATATGATCATGAGCAATGCGAATATACGGCCGAACGACGCCGCTTTTTCGAAGAAATATTTGGAGGAAAACAGTGAGTTTTTCCGCAATAAAGTTCTTGAAATTGGCAAAGAACGTCTTTCTTTCAAACGTGAATCCAATGCATTGTACGAAAAGCGTGATCGTTTGAATAGGCAATTGGAAACCGACGCTTCCTTGAAACAGCCCTTGGGCAAGTTGATATTGCGTGTAAAGGCCAATGCCGCTACGCAAGCTCACTTTGACCTCAATTACATTGCACTGAACACCGGCTGGGTGCCGTATTATGACATACGCGTAGCCAACCTTGACAGTCCAATGAACATTGGCCTTAAAGCCCGTGTGTATCAGCATACGGGAGTCGATTGGGAACATGTGAACCTCACACTTTCGACGGCGTCTGTGAACCGAAACAACACAAAGCCCGAGCTTTATCCCCAATATCTCTCTTTCTATGAGCCAAGGCCGGTAATGTATCAGGCGAAAACTTTACGCAAATCTGACGATATGTCCATGGCCGCTCCTGCAATGGCCGAGATGGCGGATGCTGAAACCTTGGGCAATTATGTGCAGAATGTAGAAGGTCAACTGAACAGGGAATATCGTATAGATATGCCCTATGATGTGGCCTCTGGGAAAGACGAACACGTGGATATCCAAAATTTGGAATTGGCGGCTGATTATTCCACATATATTGTGCCCAGCCGAGATCGAAATGGCTTTCTATTGGCCGAAATAGAGGATTGGTCGAAACACGCCTTGTTGAATGCCCAAGCGAATGTGTATTTTGAAGGAGCCTTTGTCGGAAAATCGTATATTCAAACACAGGCCAAGGATGAGCCTTTGAAGGTTTCATTGGGACGCGATGAACGCATCATTGCCGAACGTGAAGAAATCGATAATTTCAAATCGCGAAAGGTTTTGGGTTCAAGCATTCGAGAGCGTTTTGGATACGTGATCAAGGTGAACAATACCCAAAAAGAGAAAGTGAAAGTATGGATAGAAGATCAGGTTCCTGTTTCGCAAGATTCGGCGATTGAGGTGACGATCGAGGAGCTGAACGGTGGCGAAATGAACAAACAAACAGGCGTAGTGAAATGGTCGTTGGATGTGCCTGCCGCGACAACCAAACAGATTGAATTTAAATATGAAGTTAAATATCCGAAGGATAAACACGTCAGCAACCTCTAG